In one Triplophysa dalaica isolate WHDGS20190420 chromosome 9, ASM1584641v1, whole genome shotgun sequence genomic region, the following are encoded:
- the mrps23 gene encoding 28S ribosomal protein S23, mitochondrial encodes MAGSRLEKFGTVFTRVRDLMRAGVIKHEHKPIWFDVYAAFPPKREPLFEKSLRRVRNQTEDSVPEIFYKEDEIRAKFFEVYGNGPRAFELLKSNFVSPCQRFVMKYSELESRSDVKPEALFEETAKALLAEGVLLRKRGGPAVASESRDPLLNMKLTEMLAEQQRDTETETDVSEKRPQEADSTDSQSSSKI; translated from the exons AGTTCGAGATTTAATGCGTGCTGGAGTCATAAAGCACGAGCACAAACCTATCTGGTTTGATGTGTATGCTGCTTTTCCACCTAAAAGAGAGCCTTTATTCGAGAAATCCTTAAGAAGAGTGAGGAATCAAACAGAAGACAGTGTGCCTGAAATCTTCTACAAGGAGGATGAAATCCGAGC GAAGTTTTTTGAGGTGTACGGTAATGGACCCAGAGCTTTTGAGCTCCTCAAGTCCAACTTTGTTTCGCCTTGTCAGAG GTTTGTGATGAAGTACAGTGAATTAGAAAGCCGCAGTGATGTTAAACCCGAGGCGCTGTTTGAAGAAACGGCTAAAGCGCTTCTCGCAGAAGGAGTTTTATTAAGGAAGAGAGGAGGACCAGCT GTGGCGTCAGAGTCTcgtgatcctttgctgaacatGAAGTTGACTGAAATGTTGGCAGAGCagcagagagacacagagaccGAGACAGATGTTTCAGAGAAGCGGCCACAGGAAGCAGACAGCACTGACAGCCAGTCatcatcaaaaatataa